Proteins encoded by one window of Nocardia goodfellowii:
- a CDS encoding galactose oxidase-like domain-containing protein — MAGEFVAIPDWFAAENQDCGLAIADVTGDGTPDVVVLMVDDPDGQNAGLYRVGTALATDGTVAQWGPWHDIPEWFGWQNQGAGVALADLSGNGQLDLVVFVVDNPPDQNQGYFRIGRDLSPDGTVTGGWTPWRPVPDWYGWENQGADIALTRLDGQPALVVLAVDNPPGQNTGQFRLGKGLTADGVVAEWTPWVAVPDWYGFENQGAGITVAENPMGDGRPALLVFAVDNPGGVNSGVYTIGWGLDGSGHCLDGWGGWTELPWGYHENQGAAVALRPTGGIPELVICTIDNPPGRNAGYLRVVEIETGLEHAAHMGIWRVLDFGTEINPVHAALLHTGDVLFFAGSGNDPDQHNAHQFRTRVWHYPRPGFTAPDTPIDLFCVGQTFLPDGQLLAAGGTERYDPFYGLKDALLFDPLESTWNAVPDMAFGRWYPSLVTLPNGNAVAVSGLGHDNFLSVVPELFDRATRTWSQLPVPGPIPMYGHLVLLADGRVFYTGGQYGGNNGMRPSIWDPATGTVQEVPGLVDPGSRNQSASVLLPPAQDQKVLILGGGGFDMHSPAPALADARIVDLKGPFPEYVPAPPMDHARMHLCAVLLPDRTVLATGGSGMEEMAHAAPPHAEIYDPAHGTWMHTGPCRVARLYHSIALLTPDGKVVTAGSNPARKTEELRIEMFWPPYLFQGPRPELQLDADTAAYGGAVTATVSGSIREVNLVRPGATTHSSDNEQRLVDIEFTSTADSITLTMPSNPALAPPGWYMVFAVSPDGIPSAGQWLQLN, encoded by the coding sequence GTGGCAGGAGAATTCGTTGCGATCCCGGACTGGTTCGCGGCCGAGAACCAGGATTGCGGTCTCGCGATCGCCGACGTAACCGGTGACGGCACACCGGATGTCGTGGTTCTCATGGTCGACGACCCCGACGGCCAGAATGCCGGGCTGTACCGAGTCGGTACCGCGCTGGCCACCGATGGCACCGTCGCGCAGTGGGGCCCGTGGCACGACATTCCCGAGTGGTTCGGCTGGCAGAACCAGGGGGCGGGCGTCGCGCTCGCCGACCTCAGCGGCAACGGGCAGCTGGATCTGGTCGTCTTCGTGGTCGACAATCCGCCCGATCAGAATCAGGGCTACTTCCGGATCGGCCGGGACCTGTCCCCCGACGGCACGGTCACCGGCGGCTGGACGCCCTGGCGGCCCGTGCCCGACTGGTACGGCTGGGAGAACCAGGGCGCGGATATCGCACTCACCCGCCTCGACGGTCAGCCGGCGCTGGTGGTGCTCGCCGTCGACAATCCGCCGGGGCAGAACACCGGGCAGTTCCGCCTGGGCAAAGGCCTCACGGCCGACGGCGTGGTGGCCGAGTGGACACCCTGGGTAGCGGTACCCGACTGGTACGGGTTCGAGAACCAGGGCGCGGGAATCACCGTGGCGGAGAATCCGATGGGCGACGGCAGACCGGCCCTGCTGGTGTTCGCGGTCGACAATCCCGGCGGCGTCAACTCCGGCGTGTACACCATCGGCTGGGGCCTGGACGGTTCCGGGCACTGCCTCGACGGGTGGGGCGGCTGGACCGAACTACCCTGGGGATACCACGAAAACCAAGGCGCGGCAGTCGCTTTGCGGCCGACCGGTGGAATCCCGGAGCTGGTGATCTGCACCATCGACAATCCGCCAGGTCGCAATGCCGGTTACCTCCGTGTCGTGGAGATCGAGACCGGTCTGGAACACGCGGCGCACATGGGTATTTGGCGCGTTCTCGACTTCGGTACCGAGATCAATCCGGTGCACGCGGCGCTGCTGCACACCGGTGACGTGTTGTTCTTCGCCGGTTCCGGCAACGACCCCGACCAGCACAACGCACACCAATTCCGCACGCGGGTCTGGCATTATCCGCGCCCCGGATTCACCGCACCGGATACGCCGATCGACCTGTTCTGTGTCGGACAGACGTTCCTGCCCGACGGTCAGCTGCTCGCCGCGGGCGGTACCGAGCGCTACGACCCGTTCTACGGACTGAAAGACGCGCTGCTCTTCGACCCGCTGGAATCGACCTGGAATGCCGTGCCGGACATGGCTTTCGGACGCTGGTACCCGTCTCTGGTCACCCTGCCGAACGGTAACGCCGTCGCGGTGTCCGGGCTCGGCCACGACAATTTCCTGTCCGTGGTGCCGGAGCTGTTCGACCGCGCGACCCGCACCTGGTCCCAGCTGCCGGTGCCCGGCCCGATCCCCATGTACGGGCACCTCGTCCTGCTCGCCGACGGCCGGGTGTTCTATACCGGCGGCCAATACGGCGGCAACAACGGTATGCGCCCGAGCATTTGGGATCCGGCCACCGGAACCGTCCAGGAGGTGCCGGGTCTGGTCGACCCGGGGTCGCGCAACCAGTCGGCCAGCGTGCTGCTGCCGCCCGCGCAGGACCAGAAGGTACTGATCCTCGGCGGCGGTGGCTTCGATATGCACAGTCCCGCACCCGCTTTGGCAGACGCGCGGATCGTCGATCTGAAAGGTCCGTTCCCGGAATATGTTCCGGCTCCGCCGATGGACCACGCCCGCATGCATCTGTGCGCGGTCCTGCTGCCCGACCGCACGGTGCTGGCGACCGGCGGGTCCGGCATGGAGGAGATGGCGCACGCCGCGCCGCCGCACGCGGAGATCTACGACCCGGCGCACGGCACCTGGATGCACACCGGGCCGTGCCGGGTGGCGCGGCTCTACCACTCGATCGCGCTGCTCACCCCGGACGGCAAGGTGGTCACCGCGGGCTCCAACCCGGCCCGCAAGACCGAGGAACTGCGAATCGAGATGTTCTGGCCGCCATACCTTTTCCAGGGACCGCGGCCGGAGCTCCAGCTCGACGCCGATACCGCCGCCTACGGCGGTGCCGTCACCGCGACCGTCAGCGGCTCGATTCGGGAGGTCAATCTCGTCCGGCCCGGAGCGACCACACACTCCAGCGACAACGAGCAGCGCCTGGTGGACATCGAGTTCACCAGCACCGCGGATTCGATCACTCTGACCATGCCGTCCAACCCCGCGCTGGCGCCACCCGGCTGGTACATGGTCTTCGCCGTGAGCCCGGACGGCATCCCGTCCGCCGGGCAGTGGCTACAACTCAACTGA
- a CDS encoding ParA family protein has product MPNAEVELILNQKGGVGKSTLSMNLAATTAEVLASDPNEPSPVAVVSIDPQGSAAWWAERMKVLPFHIVQTHEDVAGLRRLRELDGIKQVFVDTPGWMGHEGTAEDPLHGLAYADALHAALDSATHVLVPLEPEPLSFDPTARTIETLIKPRGLDYLVVINNWDPRDGEVDLEQTKAFVKANEWPLANTVVRHYKVHTRASADGVVVTQYPKNRVSLECRQDFARLALELKTGGR; this is encoded by the coding sequence ATGCCGAATGCCGAAGTCGAGCTCATACTCAATCAGAAAGGCGGCGTCGGTAAGTCGACGCTGTCGATGAACCTGGCCGCGACTACCGCCGAGGTCCTGGCGAGCGACCCGAACGAGCCCTCCCCCGTCGCGGTGGTCAGCATCGACCCCCAGGGCTCGGCGGCCTGGTGGGCCGAACGCATGAAAGTGCTTCCCTTCCATATCGTGCAGACCCACGAGGACGTGGCGGGCCTGCGCCGACTACGGGAATTGGACGGGATCAAGCAGGTTTTCGTCGATACCCCGGGCTGGATGGGGCACGAGGGCACCGCCGAGGACCCGCTGCACGGCCTCGCCTACGCCGACGCGCTGCACGCCGCGCTGGACTCCGCCACCCACGTACTGGTCCCGTTGGAACCAGAACCGCTGAGTTTCGATCCCACGGCCCGCACCATCGAAACCCTGATCAAGCCGCGGGGACTGGACTACCTGGTCGTCATCAACAACTGGGACCCACGTGACGGCGAGGTCGACCTGGAACAGACCAAAGCGTTCGTGAAAGCCAACGAATGGCCCCTGGCGAATACCGTTGTCCGCCATTACAAAGTGCATACCCGGGCCTCGGCCGACGGCGTGGTGGTCACCCAGTATCCGAAGAACCGCGTCTCGCTGGAATGTCGTCAGGATTTCGCGCGACTGGCGCTGGAATTGAAGACGGGTGGCCGCTGA
- a CDS encoding metallophosphoesterase: protein MPMILVAQVSDTHFDLGARNAERAERVMTFLAGLRHRPHAVLVTGDVTDSGRAEQYAQAAATLRSELPVHFLPGNHDDRAAFRTGLLDEPASNTPINQVAWIADSTSASSVTVALLDSTIPGEPSGSLAPETYDWLSEVLQGAPADKPILLALHHPPAPLFSPVVDVIALADPDRLAKLVIDDDRILGVLTGHAHSAATTTFAGKPLLIAPSTASVLAGEWELEVPDHVMDYAPDPSVALHVIENHRITTHFRTVPMGGRVGVLPSEPGPRPTPHG, encoded by the coding sequence ATGCCGATGATCCTGGTGGCTCAGGTCAGCGATACACACTTCGATCTCGGCGCCCGCAACGCCGAACGCGCCGAGCGGGTGATGACCTTCCTCGCCGGTCTGCGCCACCGGCCGCACGCCGTTCTGGTCACCGGCGACGTCACCGATTCCGGTCGGGCTGAACAGTACGCGCAGGCCGCGGCCACGCTGCGGTCAGAGCTTCCCGTGCACTTCCTGCCCGGCAATCACGACGACCGCGCCGCCTTCCGGACCGGCCTGCTCGATGAACCCGCGAGCAACACCCCGATCAACCAGGTCGCCTGGATCGCGGACAGTACGTCGGCCTCGAGTGTGACTGTGGCGCTGCTGGATTCGACCATCCCCGGCGAGCCCAGCGGATCCCTGGCGCCGGAAACCTACGACTGGCTGAGCGAAGTCCTACAGGGCGCGCCCGCCGACAAACCGATCCTGCTGGCACTGCACCATCCGCCCGCACCCCTGTTCAGCCCGGTGGTCGACGTGATCGCCCTGGCGGATCCGGACCGGCTCGCGAAACTCGTCATCGACGACGACCGCATCCTCGGCGTGCTCACCGGCCACGCGCATTCCGCGGCGACCACGACGTTCGCGGGCAAGCCCCTGCTGATCGCTCCCAGCACCGCCTCGGTTCTGGCCGGCGAGTGGGAACTCGAAGTCCCCGATCACGTCATGGATTACGCGCCAGACCCCTCGGTCGCGCTGCACGTCATCGAGAACCACCGCATCACAACACATTTCCGCACTGTGCCGATGGGTGGTCGGGTCGGGGTGCTGCCGAGCGAACCCGGTCCGCGGCCCACACCGCACGGGTGA
- a CDS encoding ParB/RepB/Spo0J family partition protein, translating to MARGKRTDLASLVHSTGANSPVDGKNSAHGADQPAGRPDALLNPGPMTSAPLADLVANPRNPREGDLNLEELESIAELQLQPALVVTRAAYLKLWPEDEPELGAAKLVVINGCRRLAAAQKYGCEKLELVVKDEVAASRATLRTAAIRENVERENLDVIEEARAVEALVADCGTGSAAAAALGKTEAWVSQRRALLKLAPQLQQKLRAGELAIRVARSLAQVPAEDQVARWQASLNKNEEPKAEKKSPAPVGVDQLTKSFKKWDVGTETLAPALLAHLDRPGVQALIAELRQLVS from the coding sequence ATGGCGCGCGGTAAACGTACCGACCTGGCCTCGCTGGTGCATTCGACCGGGGCGAATTCACCGGTGGACGGCAAGAATTCGGCACACGGCGCTGACCAGCCGGCCGGCCGGCCCGACGCGCTGCTGAATCCCGGGCCGATGACCTCGGCCCCGCTGGCGGATCTGGTCGCCAACCCGCGCAACCCACGCGAGGGCGACCTGAATCTGGAGGAGCTGGAATCGATCGCCGAACTCCAGTTGCAGCCCGCGCTGGTGGTCACTCGCGCCGCGTATCTGAAGTTGTGGCCCGAGGACGAGCCGGAACTCGGTGCGGCGAAGCTGGTGGTCATCAACGGTTGCCGTCGATTGGCGGCCGCGCAGAAGTACGGCTGCGAGAAGCTGGAACTGGTGGTCAAGGACGAGGTCGCCGCGAGCCGGGCGACGCTGCGGACCGCCGCCATCCGGGAGAACGTGGAGCGGGAGAACCTCGATGTGATCGAGGAGGCGCGGGCGGTAGAGGCGCTGGTCGCCGATTGCGGGACCGGCTCGGCCGCGGCGGCGGCGCTGGGCAAGACCGAGGCCTGGGTCTCGCAGCGGCGGGCGCTGCTGAAGCTGGCGCCGCAGTTGCAGCAGAAGCTCCGGGCCGGCGAGCTCGCGATCCGGGTGGCGCGCAGCCTCGCTCAGGTGCCCGCGGAAGACCAGGTGGCACGCTGGCAGGCATCGCTCAACAAGAACGAGGAGCCGAAGGCGGAGAAGAAGTCGCCCGCCCCGGTCGGCGTCGACCAGCTGACCAAGTCCTTCAAGAAGTGGGATGTCGGCACCGAAACCCTGGCCCCGGCGCTGCTCGCGCATCTCGACCGGCCGGGCGTGCAGGCGCTGATCGCCGAACTCCGGCAACTGGTGTCCTGA
- a CDS encoding AraC family transcriptional regulator, producing the protein MTSDPGQRLLDPGIRDWNFPRGIASVALMVGYADEHGVPSARMLAGTGLSESTLRNPDAQIDAHLELAVIRNLVRELAGVPALGVEVGRRYRITTFGIFGFACVSSPTLGEAIAFALRYLELSFTFCLPVAEWNAGEFVAWVHDEAVPADVRQFLVERDVTAMNQVMGDLLGAPLPLARAEFRFPEPPYADRIQQVTGIPPRFGRPHNLFALDPAVLEQPLPQANKHTWAMCLAQCRALVDRRRARTGIAAQVRELLVPGGADGFCAPPGIDSVASRLNMSTRTLRRHLDGAGTSYRALLDEVRRALAEEMLTATPLSVSDVAIRLGYAESSTFIYAFKRWTGSTPAAYRRERAQSR; encoded by the coding sequence ATGACCTCCGATCCGGGACAGCGATTGCTCGATCCTGGGATTCGCGACTGGAATTTCCCGCGCGGTATCGCCAGCGTGGCGCTGATGGTCGGCTACGCGGACGAGCACGGGGTGCCCAGCGCCCGGATGCTGGCCGGGACGGGACTGAGCGAGTCGACGCTGCGCAACCCCGACGCGCAGATCGACGCGCACCTCGAACTCGCGGTCATCCGGAACCTGGTCCGCGAACTCGCCGGCGTGCCCGCGCTGGGCGTGGAGGTCGGCCGGCGCTACCGGATCACCACCTTCGGGATCTTCGGATTCGCCTGCGTGAGCAGTCCGACATTGGGCGAGGCGATCGCGTTCGCGTTGCGCTATCTGGAACTGAGCTTCACCTTCTGCCTGCCGGTCGCGGAATGGAACGCGGGCGAGTTCGTGGCCTGGGTGCACGACGAGGCGGTGCCCGCCGATGTGCGGCAATTCCTCGTCGAGCGCGACGTGACCGCGATGAATCAGGTGATGGGCGACCTGCTGGGCGCCCCGCTGCCGCTGGCACGTGCCGAATTCCGCTTCCCCGAGCCGCCTTACGCCGACCGGATCCAGCAGGTCACCGGTATCCCACCGCGCTTCGGTCGGCCGCACAATCTGTTCGCGCTCGACCCCGCGGTGCTGGAACAGCCACTGCCGCAAGCCAATAAACACACCTGGGCGATGTGCCTGGCGCAGTGCCGCGCACTGGTGGATCGCCGCCGCGCCCGCACCGGTATCGCGGCGCAGGTGCGTGAGCTGCTGGTGCCCGGCGGTGCCGACGGATTCTGCGCGCCGCCCGGAATCGATTCGGTCGCAAGCCGGCTCAATATGAGCACGCGCACGCTGCGCCGCCACCTCGACGGCGCGGGCACCAGCTATCGCGCGCTGCTGGACGAGGTGCGCCGCGCGCTCGCCGAGGAAATGCTCACCGCCACACCGCTTTCGGTCAGTGATGTGGCGATCCGCCTGGGCTATGCCGAATCGTCCACCTTCATCTACGCGTTCAAGCGCTGGACCGGAAGCACCCCCGCCGCCTATCGCCGGGAACGCGCGCAGAGCAGGTGA
- a CDS encoding adenylate/guanylate cyclase domain-containing protein codes for MMKDKQMAELVQQVVESHLLAGTRRYNRREVAERSGVPTEVSKRLWTALGFPANPDDSAVEYTEADIEAVRDFRGLGVVAAADVRQQAAAARTLGQSMARLAEWQADLVLSEIVDRITQAAHSGEDADPVETARAATAATIAVLEDLQTYAWRRHLAAALARSIDGGTPAEDSTRELAVGFADMVGYTRLTRHLHPDELSMLLEAFESTTTAAITDNGGWVIKNVGDEVMFAAETAADAARIALAIQESTMMVGGTPDLRVALAYGPVLQRFGDLYGSVVNTASRLTGVARPGTILIDDGAAAALAGEPEFDIRNLRSVRVRGFNRLRPHVLRSKNG; via the coding sequence ATCATGAAGGACAAGCAGATGGCGGAGCTCGTTCAGCAGGTGGTGGAGTCCCATCTGCTGGCCGGGACGCGCCGGTACAACCGGCGCGAAGTGGCGGAGCGGTCGGGCGTGCCGACCGAGGTGTCCAAGCGGCTGTGGACGGCGCTCGGCTTCCCGGCCAACCCGGACGACAGCGCCGTCGAGTACACCGAGGCCGACATCGAGGCGGTCCGCGATTTCCGCGGTTTGGGCGTGGTCGCGGCCGCTGACGTGCGACAGCAGGCGGCCGCGGCCCGCACGCTGGGCCAGAGCATGGCGCGGCTCGCGGAGTGGCAGGCCGATCTGGTGCTGTCGGAGATCGTCGACCGGATCACCCAGGCCGCGCACAGCGGCGAGGACGCCGACCCCGTCGAGACCGCCCGCGCCGCCACCGCGGCCACCATCGCGGTGCTGGAGGACTTGCAGACGTATGCCTGGCGCAGGCACCTGGCAGCCGCGCTGGCCCGCTCGATCGACGGCGGTACCCCCGCCGAGGACTCCACCCGGGAGCTGGCCGTCGGCTTCGCCGACATGGTTGGCTACACGCGGCTGACCCGGCATCTGCACCCGGACGAGCTGTCCATGCTGCTGGAGGCCTTCGAATCCACGACCACCGCCGCGATCACCGACAACGGCGGGTGGGTGATCAAGAACGTGGGCGATGAGGTCATGTTCGCGGCGGAGACGGCCGCCGACGCCGCGCGTATCGCACTGGCCATCCAGGAGTCCACCATGATGGTCGGCGGCACTCCCGACCTGCGGGTAGCGCTGGCCTACGGTCCGGTGCTGCAGCGTTTCGGCGATCTGTACGGCTCGGTGGTCAATACGGCGTCGCGGCTCACCGGCGTCGCGCGGCCCGGCACCATTCTCATCGATGACGGCGCCGCCGCGGCGCTGGCCGGTGAGCCCGAGTTCGACATCCGGAACCTGCGCAGTGTGCGGGTCCGTGGCTTCAACCGCCTGCGACCGCACGTGCTGCGCAGCAAGAACGGCTGA
- a CDS encoding RluA family pseudouridine synthase: MNWAELRERYLVSEDAAILALNKPAGISVTGERHDTDLVELAAAAGETLYPVHRIDKVTSGLILLARELGAHGQLTRQFNKQTADKAYLAIVEGSDLPDRGVLDLPLGVGRKNRVRIAAPREAIRESGSGRWYVDEADLLAGKNYPSLTHFATVARTGDRAVLALRPVTGRRHQIRVHLAWIGHPIVGDPLFDKSGAHSRAHLHSWRLGLTAPWRTPPELRLEATPGPDFWEPVELDPAALLSAAKDLVAAQM, encoded by the coding sequence ATGAACTGGGCGGAGCTGCGCGAACGGTATCTCGTCAGCGAAGACGCGGCGATCCTCGCGTTGAACAAGCCCGCGGGTATATCGGTGACCGGAGAGCGGCACGACACCGATCTCGTCGAGCTGGCCGCGGCCGCGGGTGAAACGCTGTACCCCGTACACCGAATCGACAAGGTGACCTCCGGGTTGATTCTGCTGGCGCGCGAACTCGGGGCGCACGGTCAGCTGACCCGTCAGTTCAACAAGCAGACCGCGGACAAGGCGTATCTGGCGATCGTCGAAGGCTCGGACCTGCCCGACCGCGGCGTCCTCGATCTGCCGCTCGGGGTCGGGCGCAAGAACCGGGTGCGGATCGCCGCCCCGCGCGAGGCCATTCGCGAATCTGGTTCCGGCCGTTGGTATGTCGACGAGGCCGATCTGCTCGCCGGTAAGAACTATCCGTCGCTCACGCACTTCGCGACGGTGGCGCGTACCGGTGACCGCGCGGTCCTCGCGCTGCGTCCCGTCACCGGCCGGCGCCACCAGATCCGCGTGCACCTGGCCTGGATCGGCCATCCCATCGTCGGCGACCCGCTGTTCGACAAGTCCGGCGCGCACTCTCGGGCGCATCTGCATTCCTGGCGCCTCGGCCTCACCGCGCCCTGGCGCACGCCGCCCGAGCTCAGGCTGGAGGCCACGCCGGGTCCGGATTTCTGGGAACCGGTCGAGCTCGATCCGGCCGCCCTGCTGAGCGCCGCGAAGGACCTCGTCGCCGCACAGATGTGA
- a CDS encoding aminotransferase class I/II-fold pyridoxal phosphate-dependent enzyme → MDHSRAPLVDALADYHRVGRYGFTPPGHRQGRGADKRVLDVMGPDAFRSDVLAGPGLDNRLSRNGYLKDAESLMADAVGAEHAFFSTCGSSLSVKAAMMAVAGGQEGGLLVARDSHKSIVAGLIFSGVLPRWIPPRWDADRHFSHPPSPDQVREAWERHPDAAGCLIVSPSPYGTCADLAGIVEVCHERGKPLIVDEAWGAHLPFHPDLPTWAMDVGADVCVVSVHKMGAGFEQGSVFHLQGDLIDPDRLSACADLLMTTSPNVLVYTALDGWRRQMVEQGHDLLDAALKVARRARDQLAEIPGIEVMEEELLGVEASHDLDRLQVLMDVSATGATGYEAADWLREHRNLDMGLIDHRRVLATLSMADDEKTVDTLTQALADWRQQVKPAAPQRISLPSPDDLQLDQVLLPRDAFFGPVEAVPSEQAAGRIAAEQITPYPPGIPVILPGERINEAVVEYLRSGLDAGMNIPDAADSSLHTLRVVK, encoded by the coding sequence ATGGACCACTCACGAGCCCCGCTGGTGGACGCCTTGGCCGACTATCACCGCGTCGGCAGATATGGGTTCACGCCGCCGGGGCATCGGCAGGGACGCGGTGCGGACAAGCGGGTCCTCGATGTCATGGGTCCGGACGCTTTCCGATCCGATGTGCTGGCCGGACCAGGCCTCGACAACCGCCTGTCCCGCAACGGCTATCTGAAAGACGCCGAATCGCTGATGGCCGACGCCGTCGGCGCCGAGCACGCTTTCTTCTCCACCTGCGGTAGCTCGCTGTCGGTGAAGGCGGCGATGATGGCGGTCGCCGGCGGCCAGGAGGGTGGGTTGCTGGTTGCTCGCGACAGCCACAAATCGATTGTCGCGGGGCTGATCTTCTCCGGAGTGCTGCCGCGCTGGATTCCGCCGCGCTGGGACGCCGACCGGCATTTCTCGCATCCGCCGTCGCCCGACCAGGTTCGCGAAGCCTGGGAACGGCACCCGGACGCCGCGGGCTGTCTGATCGTCAGCCCGAGCCCGTACGGGACCTGCGCGGATCTGGCCGGGATCGTCGAGGTGTGCCATGAGCGCGGTAAACCGCTCATCGTGGACGAGGCCTGGGGCGCGCATCTGCCGTTTCATCCGGACCTGCCCACCTGGGCCATGGACGTGGGGGCTGACGTCTGCGTGGTGAGCGTGCACAAGATGGGCGCGGGTTTCGAGCAAGGCTCGGTGTTCCACCTGCAGGGCGATCTGATCGATCCGGACCGCCTCAGTGCCTGCGCCGATCTGCTCATGACCACCAGCCCGAACGTGCTCGTCTATACCGCGCTCGACGGCTGGCGGCGGCAGATGGTCGAGCAAGGGCACGATTTGCTCGACGCCGCGCTGAAAGTCGCACGGCGAGCGCGTGATCAGCTGGCGGAGATACCCGGCATCGAGGTGATGGAGGAGGAACTGCTGGGCGTCGAGGCCTCACACGATCTGGACCGGCTGCAGGTGCTGATGGATGTGTCCGCCACGGGCGCAACCGGTTACGAGGCCGCTGACTGGCTGCGCGAGCACCGCAACCTGGATATGGGGCTGATCGATCATCGCCGCGTCCTGGCCACGCTGTCGATGGCGGACGACGAGAAAACCGTCGATACTCTGACCCAGGCGCTCGCCGACTGGCGGCAGCAAGTGAAACCTGCTGCGCCCCAACGGATTTCATTGCCATCGCCGGATGACCTCCAGCTCGACCAGGTTCTGCTCCCCCGTGACGCGTTCTTCGGTCCGGTCGAAGCGGTGCCGAGCGAACAGGCGGCGGGCCGGATCGCCGCCGAACAGATCACGCCCTATCCGCCCGGCATTCCGGTCATCCTGCCCGGCGAGCGGATCAACGAAGCTGTAGTCGAGTACCTGCGCTCCGGATTGGACGCCGGGATGAACATTCCGGACGCCGCCGACAGCTCGCTGCACACGCTGCGCGTAGTGAAGTAG
- a CDS encoding C40 family peptidase — MARHLWRFIVGGLLIAAGALGIMLYTAGTAAAQEVKIPGVGTIEIPNEIQIPAGVPGIEVRPQAPAAVAPGFEQPMTTAPLRIELESETLAAPAYDIPVGPFVVGPAEPETPAQSDDESMRLTALEAARSRLGADYNPGSNGPDSFDCSGLVQWSYEQAGVDLPRTSYEQAATGTPVPLDELEPGDVVTFYDGGHSALYAGDGEVIHASTSGRGVEISPMESMPVTGARRP; from the coding sequence ATGGCTAGACATTTGTGGCGTTTCATCGTTGGTGGTCTGCTCATCGCCGCCGGCGCCCTAGGCATCATGCTCTACACCGCGGGAACCGCGGCAGCTCAGGAAGTGAAGATTCCCGGTGTCGGGACCATCGAAATCCCGAACGAGATCCAGATTCCCGCCGGAGTGCCCGGCATCGAAGTCCGCCCGCAGGCGCCCGCCGCGGTCGCACCCGGCTTCGAACAGCCGATGACGACCGCCCCGCTGCGGATCGAATTGGAGAGCGAGACTCTGGCCGCTCCCGCCTACGACATTCCCGTCGGGCCATTCGTGGTCGGCCCCGCCGAACCCGAAACCCCGGCGCAATCGGACGACGAGTCGATGCGGTTGACGGCGCTCGAAGCCGCCCGCTCGCGGCTCGGCGCCGATTACAACCCAGGATCGAATGGACCCGATTCCTTCGACTGCTCCGGTCTGGTGCAGTGGTCCTACGAGCAGGCCGGTGTCGACCTCCCGCGCACCAGCTACGAGCAGGCGGCCACGGGCACGCCGGTCCCACTCGATGAACTGGAACCGGGCGACGTCGTCACCTTCTACGACGGTGGCCACTCCGCGCTGTACGCCGGCGACGGCGAGGTCATCCATGCCTCGACCAGTGGCCGGGGCGTGGAGATCTCCCCGATGGAGTCCATGCCGGTCACAGGAGCTCGCCGCCCGTAG